In Quercus robur chromosome 11, dhQueRobu3.1, whole genome shotgun sequence, the sequence GTTGATATGGAAGTGGAATCCATAGCACAACTCTACTTTGAAAATTTAGCCATGCGCTATTTTTTCCAAGTGTtagtgcaaacacaataataatggaaataacacaacgagaaactgaataatacttttgaatattattaacgtaaaaaaagaaattacacaGCACTATTTAGACTGAGGCACGACACttgctctctttaaggagattcaagctcttggttggctaaactttgtaaccgGTGCAAACCTTCTCTGACTTGTTTTCCGcaggatacaacagcccaacaaGTGTCGTATAGCTCCGAGAGGttgattcatttccatttttgataccTTCACTCTTCACCTCTCCCTTGCGCATgtatctagcccaatatctgagacaattcatgttagcccattaattaccacaattaaaaataataaaatagtttctctcattttcaatgtgggattaaacatttttactaactcctcatcttccatattcacttTCACATCTTTCCatttatgttataacatttattcattttaattatttaatattaaaatgctccaacaatcccccactcattttaatattaattttttttagttaaagagAGATTACTAGGCAAAGACGGGTCACTATGCATTATGAAGGTGTGCTCTGCATTGAACCTTCACTTTGTAAAACAGCAATCTTAACTCCAAAGTTGTAGTGGTCTTCGACTTGAACTATgactgctttagggaaattaagcGTTACTGCTTACACATAACAACCCAAGTGTTAACATGAGTTTTTATAGCTAGCACTTTACAGTCGTGTACTGATCCCAGTTTcatgagtgtatttgagattaagtcAAAATCTCATAGGGAGCGGCCCCACCCCCACACtcacataggtgaaattttgtcaAGGGTGCTCATGTAATTCTGACACCCCACTCATACgagctacaaatttcattaagagttttttactCAATCTCTCCACATTACAGGATAAATGCAATTATATCATAGggatgaacaattaaaaaattatttacaaaataaataattaaaaaataaataaattgtgcatTTCTTACGACCATTGTATGATTCGTTTTTCCCATTGAACCCAATTCTCAAGGTCTCTGGTCCTTGGGTTGGGTATCCTTATACATGGCTCATGATTCTATGGACTTTAGTTCCATCCTTCTCGATGTATTCCACACTCTATCTTTTGCCAAGGCCTTGGTAAATGGATCTGCAAGATtatcattagatttaataaAATCCACAGTTATGATGCCACTACTCAAATAAGATCAAATGgtactgtgctttcttcttatagGTCTGGATTCATCATTGTAGTAACGGTTTTTAACTCTACCAATTGTGGCAGTGCTATCATAATGAATTAATATAGGTGGAATTGGCTTTTCCCAAAGTggaatttcatataacaaatctcTAAGCCAATTTGCCTCTTCACTAGCTGAAACTAATTGTATTAATTCAGCTTCCCTTGTTGAATTAACAattattgtttgctttttatatttccaacaaatagcaccactacctaagataaaaatataactagtggtagagagagaatcaaCTGACAAAGTATTCCAATTGGTATCACTAAAACCTTCAATTATAGCAGGgtacttttgataaaataaaccATAGTTTTTGGTACCAATTAAATATCTTATGACTTGTTCAATAGCTAGCCAATGATCTTTACTAGGCTTGTTAGTAAATCTGCTAAGCACTCCTATTGCATATGCAATGTCAGGTCTAGTACAATCAGTAGCATAACGCAAACTACCAATGATACTAGCATaatccttttgattaaaaatctcatcatcattattcacaggaattaaatgaacactagaatcaaaaggagtagctacacttttgtgatcatgaaaattatattttctcaacataatgtgattgatcaaGATATATTTCATCACatgcttttgtaattttcatgcccaaaataaaattagcctcaccaagatctttcatatcaaaatggcttttaagcatattttttgtctcatttataacatgcatatttgagccaaaaatcaacatattatccacatagaggctaataataacatgtaaattattccatgatttaaaataaatacatttatcacatttatttgatttataaccattctcaatcatgtaggaatcaaacttttcatgccACTGCTTAGGTGCTTATTTTAAGCCATATAGGGATTTAGTTAACTTGCATACCTTGCTTTCTTATCCAGGGTCCAcataaatctcttcctctaggtCCCCATTTAGAAAAAcagtttttacatccatttgatgaattttcaaataaaaaattgcagcaatagcaattaacaatctagtagatgtaattcttgttaccggagaaaatgtatcaaagaaatcaagatcagCTTTTTGTTTTaagccttttgcaacaagtctagctttaaacttatctattgatccatccggtttcaacttttttctaaggacccatttacaacctatgGTCTTACAACCAGGTGGAAGATCTATTAATTTCcaagttctattagaaattagagattccATCTCATCATTTACAGTCTCTTTCCAAAATATAGCATCAGGTGATGTTAaagcctcttttaaattttggggattttcctcaatgttaaaaacataataatcaggaccaaaatccttttcaactctagctcttttacttcttctaggttccatttcaaaattttcttgattttgtaaatgtgaagtagaagaactaggttgtgactaaatatttttttcactcccactatttttcaatttaaaaggaaatttttcttcatgaaaaattACATCACcagattcaaaaattattttgttttcaagatcaaaaaatctataaGCTGTACTATTAATCGCATAACCAAGAAAAGCACAGGTAGTAGCTCTAATACCTAATTTAGGCATTTTAGGGTTAGTAAGCCTTACATAAGCAAGACAATCCCATACTCTCAAATATCCCAAATTTGGCTTATGTTCTTTCTacatctcaaaaggtgtggtgtgtgactttttatgtggcaccctattcaaaacatgacatgcatttaaaatagcttcaccccaaaaatgtaaaggtgcaccagattcaattaacatggcatttgttaactcaattcaagttatattttttcttttagccaCACCATTAGAAGCAGGTGAATATGGTGCAGTAGTTTCATGGATAATTCCCAAAGACTAAACAAATGAGTTGAATGCACTTGATTCATACTTATGGCCTCTAtcacttctcattctttttatttttctaccgaattgatttttaacttcttttaaaaaatcttgaaattttttaaaagcatcacttttatttttcaacaaataaacagtTGTATATTTTCAGAaattatcaataaaagtgataatatatatacatatttcctCCCCGAGTTAAAATTCtctcaaattcacataaatcggAGTGAATTAACTCAAGCAATTCAGTATTTCTTACAACACTTTTATGAGGCtttttttgtaatcttagcttgactacaagtttcacatttttcaaaatcttttgacagtCTTGGAATTAATCATAAACTACTTATGATTCCCACCtatctactatttatatgacacaaatgagcatgccaaaaattaatagaagaaagcatataaactgaactggtagatgctttattattctcaacattcaatttaaacattccatcacaagcatagcccttgcccacaaataatcCCTTTTTAGTGATTACATAATTATCAGATTCCATAGTTTGCTTGAAGCTAGTCTTGTTAAGCAAAAaacttgacatcaaattcttcctcaTGGACGGAGTGTAAAGTACATCTTTCAATGTTAGCACATGTCCAGAAGtgaatttcaattcaacctcaccactcccaagaaccttggttttgctagagtcaccaagcataacagttttttcttctttcaaagGAGTGTACAACTTGAACCAATTTTTATCATAGCAGATGTGCCTATTAGCACCAGAATCTACCCACCACCCTTCAACATATGACACCATGTTGATGTTTGCAATCATAACCACTAAAGGCTCTTCGGTTATGTTAGCCTGCGGGATAGATTCACGTTtccaaaatttgcaaaatcgagCAATAGGCCCACTCTTGCCACAGACAAAACATGATCTATTAAATTGATCTTGTGAAGGGGGTCCTTGgttcttattgtaatttttatttgggtttccccttccttgaggtctattattattttgaaaggctctctttttaggcttcaattgactatttctaggaaaatgatttttgggcatATTATTATTGGCTGAAATAAGGTTTACCTTTGTGGTGGAATTACCATTGCTTTCTTGTGTCATAAGTGCATCTTGTCCTCTAGCCCCCTCCTCTACACGGATGCGTGTGATCAAAGTCTCCAAGGTTGTCTTCTTTTGTTTGTGCTGCAAAGTCTTTTGGAACTCCCTCCAAGATTGTGGTAGTTTATCAATTATGTCAGCTACCACCAAATTGTCTCAAATCTTTATGCCTTCGGATCTCAATTCTGCCACAATCATTTGGAAGTCTTGTGCTTGATCCAccaccgattttccatccaccatTTGATAATGGAAAAATCTACTAGCAGCATACTTCTTTGCACTTGCCTCCTCGGTATCATACTTGCTTTGTAaagctttccaaatttttttagcagaattataagttgtatcataataatcataaaaatgattggcaagacaattcaaaagataagagcaacaattatattcatattttgtatacttatctattttttcttgattgatactattttctttctcattcatctcaTCGGTAGGAACTTTTGATGGATTCTTGTCAGTGAGAATGTAGGAGACTTTGAGAAGACTCAAGTAGAAGATGAGCTTTCCTTTCCACCTCTTGAAGTGGGATCCCTTAAAGCAAAAGGCCTTGTTGAGATCTCCAACAGGCTCCTTGGTTTCTCTTGTTTAGACTCCATGtgttgaatctccttaaaattgttggtgcaaacacaataataatggaaataacacaacgagaaactgaataatacttttgaatattattaacataaagaaagaaattacaCAATACTATTGAAGAATGAAAATGCCCAAACGGATAGTCCATTAAGTGGGTTAATGGCTCTTCATTGTCTATAATAAAAATGGAGGATTAATTCGGGCTATCTACTCACCAATGGATATGGTAATTACTCTGAATGAGCTGTCAAGTAGGAGGATCCAAtatctagcccaatatctgagacaattcatgttagTCCATTaattaccacaattaaaaagaataaaattatctctctcattttcaatgtggaattaaatatttttactaaCTCCTTATCTTCTATATTTACttccacatctttacatttatgttataacatttatttattttaattatttaatattaaaatgctccaacaccaagattttgagaaagaagagaatGATGGTAGAATTGTAAGTTGCAAAATGCATGATATTGTGCATGACTTTGCACATTCAATGACAAAAGATGTATGCTTCACAATCAAAGGTGATGAAGAGGCTAAGATAGACTTGAAAAGGGCTCGCAGTTGTCATTAATAGTTAAAGAAACATTTTCTGAGTCCGTGTATTATGCAAAAAATCTACACTTCTTCCATTTGAATTTTTGGTCTTCTTAGACTGTCCCGCTTGAGTTATTTTATCATTTGACATGTTTGCGGACATTGCATTTGGAAGGTCAATCCCCTCTAGAACTTCCAAATGAGATGGTGAAATTAATACATTTAAGATACCTCAAGTTATCTTGTATTAGTTTAAAAGATTTGCCTAAAACAATAtgtaatttatgtaatttacaCAGTTTGGATGTTCGTAAGTGTCTTAAACTTGAGAAATTACCTCAGGGGATaggtaaattaattaatttaagacaCCTACTTCATGATGATTGTCAAATCAAATCATTTCCAAAAGGAATTGGGAGATTAACTTGTCTTAGAATGTTAGCTTACTTCCCTGTTGCTATAGGTGGTGAGGGTGATGAAATATGTAATAAATTGGGAGAGTAAGAAAATTTGAGCCACATTCAAGGGAGTCTCATAATACAAGGGTTGAAAAACGTCGTGGTAGAGTTAAGTAACAGTGAGGCCAAGTACGTGCAGCTCAAGAAGATGATCCACCTCGGTGTTTTGTGTCTAAATTTCGACACAATAGATGAAAagatggaaagaagaagaatgcacAATGATGTATTAGTTTTGGATGGTTTAGAGCCACCTCCACACTTTGAATCTTTAAGAATTGAGCTCTACATGGGCACCCGACTGTCTCCTATTTGGATGATGTCCTTGACTACATTGAAAAAGCTTACTCTTAGTGCATGCTTGAAGCTAGAGTGCTTGCCTCCTCTGGGGAAGCTGCCGTTCCTTGAATCATTAGTGATAGCATCCACGAAAAATGTTCAAAAGGTGGGAGATGAATTTTTGGGAATAGAATTAGAACCCAagaacaaaagcaaaaataagaAAGACGACTATGACGTCGTATTTCCAAATCTGAAATTTCTCAAATTTGTGGATCTGGACAACTGGGAAGAATGGAAAGAGATCGGAGCAGCGAGAGAAGAAGTAGAGAATGGTACTCTTAAGAATAATGCCACGTCTTCAATCCTTGAGAATTAACTATTGTCCTAAGCTAAAGTCACTGCCACACTTCATTCATACTAAGGAAGTGGTGATTGAAGACAATCCATCTCTCTACGAATGTGGGACAGGAGAGGAGTGGCTCAAGATTTCTCAAATCCCAAACATCAAAATTGGTTACAATATATTCATCAATTAAATATCTTCCTTTTCGGCCCAAAATTTccacacaaaaattaaataataataataataataatataactttTGTAGATAACTTTGCTTAAATTTGCAAAGACGTTGCTATTTGATAACCTGCAATAGATGTTCCAATTTCTATGCACACATAAATTAGCATAAACTAGAATTAGTTTTGCTCTAATCTGTTATTGGTAATATAAATCTCTTTAATTTTCAGAACTAAATtcaatctaaaaaattataagattttcctaaatttgattttttctgATTCATTTATGGTTTAGTCATCTTATAGTTACTTCACACCTGGTCTCTTCCGgctgttatttttatttatttattactactaatttatatatattttcaaatatattagtACTATGTATgtgcttcttcttttcttatttaatcTTAGTTTGCATCCCCCCTcccttttattctttaattcttCTCAGTTTTTCAAGTTTTGTAATATACTAATTTTGTGGGCAAAGTTATGAAATGttggttttcttttatatatatatatatatatatatatatattactgcAATGTAGTGTATGATGCTCGTATATTGACATTTTGGGAGTTATTTATATGatcaaatcatttttattaaaagctTAGCTCTATTTTCACATACTGGTAACACTACTGTTGGTAATGgattgttctctctttttccacAATTAGAGATTTTGTGAATGATGATGCTGCAATAGGAAAGGGAAATAAAGGCTCTTTTATTGATGTTTGGAATGGTTTTAGCTCTATCTCTTCTGCTtgatctcttctctctcagctcaGATCCTTATCACCACCCTTTCCGCATTCTCcaggtttgtgtttttttctttatatgaaatttaattgaaatatttaTCTGGTCCTGATCTGATTGGTGTTTATTTGCTTTCTTGCAAGATGCagattttatgtgttttttggtggtgcatattaattaaataaatggtGGAAGAGCTCAACATTAAGACGATGATCTTCA encodes:
- the LOC126704856 gene encoding putative disease resistance protein At3g14460, encoding MERRRMHNDVLVLDGLEPPPHFESLRIELYMGTRLSPIWMMSLTTLKKLTLSACLKLECLPPLGKLPFLESLVIASTKNVQKVGDEFLGIELEPKNKSKNKKDDYDVVFPNLKFLKFVDLDNWEEWKEIGAAREEVENGTLKNNATSSILEN